ggctttatataatgacagaattatgctttcctcccttgaatcaatgcctcttttaatacatgctagtatcttattagcctttgaagccgctgccctgcattgtgcactcatctttagcttgttatctattactactcccaaatccctttcctcctgtgtttggctaagtcttgtcccatttaaaaaatacatagcctgcttatttttacttccaaaatgtagaaccttacatttttccgtattaaatctcattttccattcacttgcccatagttctaattttagcaaatccctttgcaaagagagttcatcctgctctgacctaatgaccttacttaacttagtatcatctgcaaaaatagagatgtcgctatttaatccttgctccaagtcatttataaaaatattaaaaagaacagggcccagtactgatccctgggggacgccactgattacctttgtccaatctgagtatgatccatttactgctactcgttgctccctatcttttatccagttatttatccatgagctaacattttcagctattcccagtcccttaattttgtgcattaatctctcatgtggcactgtatcaaatgcctttgcaaaatctaagtatatcacatcaactgattcccctttatctatatttttacttacttcctcgtagaatctaattagattagtttgacatgatctatttctcctaaagccatgctgattagaactcataatcttgtttacacgaatatgctcatcaatataatcccttataatcccttcaaatatcttccccactattgatgtcagactaactggtctatagcttcctggatcatccctgcttccctttttgaagagtggcaccacatcagctttacgccaatcctggggtaccatgcctgaggataatgagtcttgaaaaattaagagtaaaggtttgtctataacagtgctaagttcccttaacacccttgggtgtattccatctgggcctggagttttatttaccttaatattttttagttttttcctgatatcctctaaacaaaacccagttagtggtatggactggcatgttctattctgttccaaagtatcattcaatggttcctctcttgtgtatactgaagaaaaaaactggtttagtacctcagccttctccctgtcattatttatcatgctaccctccacacattttaatgtacctatattatccttcttagattttttgctatttatgtacttaaagaaccttttagggttagacttagaatccttggcaattaatttttcatattcaattttggctaatttgattgcttttttgcatgctttgttacattccttataaatattgtatgctgagtctgtactattttcttttaataatttaaatgccctacgttttttcctaatttcttttaacacatttatatttagccataacggcttattttttttatttttatttttataaccatatggtatgtattgatatgtatatttatttaacaaatttttaaatattatccatttatcctctgtatttttattagaaaatacattgtcccaatttatattatttaatgatttccttaaatcgttgaattttgctttcttgaaattaaaagtcttagttaagcctttaaaacactgcatatgaaaagagatttcaaatgtgaccatgttatgatcactgttacccaaatgttctttgatttctatgtttgatattatatctgtattgtttgatagcactaaatccaatatagctttactcctagttggctcctctattaattgtgacaagaagttatccctgagaacatttaaaaatctatcccccttagctgaattactagtttcattggcccagtttatatcagggtagttaaaatctcccataattacagcactgttattagcagccttacctatttgcattagtagttgagtttcctctgggtcactaatgttgggaggcttgtagcatgttcctagtaatatttttttaggatttttccccccactctttatttcaacccacagggtctctacattgtcacttgtatcataaatatcttcccttattgtaggtttaaggtcaggtttaatatacatgcagattcctccaccccttttattattcctgtccctcctaaataatgtatacccctctaagttaactgcccagtcatgtgaatcatcccaccaagtttcagttatactgataacatcatagtcctcttctgcaactaagagcgtcagctcccccattttacctgtcatgcttcttgcatttgttgtcatacatttaatttttatatGGGTATACTATGTTTTTAACCTTTATATGCTCTGTTTTTGTGGCAGTGAAGTAGTTAATACTTTTCTTTACTGCCTATAAATAGACAGGGTTGAGACATGGacctcagtctatgagtaagcgccactagggggtgcaAAACGCGTCTGTCTGCTTTACCTGTCCTGCCATGTctgcttgtggactttttaatcaATTTCAATAAAGACTTTTTGGATTTTATTTATGAGGTTTTGTGTAGTGCCTGCTTCCTGTtatttgttaataatatttaactagtgtttgcgaggcgggagtgtggcggtttaggggttaatatgttttttctagtggcggcgatgtcgggagtggcagattaggggttaatcattttagtgtttgcgatgtgggagggcctcggtttaggggttaatgggtagtttatgggtgttagtgtactttttagcactttagttatgaattttatgttacggcgttgtggcataaaactcataactactgactttcagtttacggtattgatcttggcggtagagggtgtaccgctcactttttggcctcccaggcagactcgtaatattgGTGctgtgtaagtcccattgaaaaaagactttacgcaaattgcgtaagttaatttgcattaaTGGGCCactaaaccctaaatttttctttcatgattcagacagagaatacaattttaaacagcattccaatttacttctattatctaatttgctgcaatctttagatatcctttgttaaagaaatagcaatgcacattggtgagccaatcacatgaggcatctatgtgcagccaccaatcagaagctactgagcatatctagatatgcttttcaggaaagaatatcaagagaatgaagcaaattagatattagaagtaaattagaaagttgtttaaaatggtattctctatctgaataaataaagaaaaaaattgggtttaatgtccctttaaggccaaaaaagtgtgcagtgcccctaaacctgcaagactcgtaataccagcggtagggaaaaagcagcgttatgaggcttaatgctgctttttcactcataccgcaaaactcgtaatctagccgttcgtATCTTAGTTGTATTTATATtaaccttttggtaattagaaggctgctaattgcagttgTGCACTACTCTTATGAAAGGTGTTAATCAGGTAGCTGATTACACTCTATAGTGTAGAGCTTTATATtaaccttttggtaattagaaggctgctaattgcagttgTGCACTACTCTTATGAAAGGTGTTAATCAGGTAGCTGATTACACTCTATAGTGTAGAGCTTTATATtaaccttttggtaattagaaggctgctaattgcagttgTGCACTACTCTTATGAAAGGTGTTAATCAGGTAGCTGATTACACTCTATAGTGTAGAGCTTTATATtaaccttttggtaattagaaggctgctaattgcagttgTGCACTACTCTTATGAAAGGTGTTAATCAGGTAGCTGATTACACTCTATAGTGTAGAGCTTACCCTTCTTGCTGATAGCTCCAACCACCTGATATCTatttgatccctcctaaacagctcacTACAATCAAGAGGGAAGtccaaataaataaatagcataatCTTACAAATCTGGCTTGCAGTATGAAAAAAAAGACTCAGGAGACtaaaataatcttaaagggacagtaaagtaaaaaaaaaatctttcatgatttaaataggggatgtaattttaaacaactttccaatttacttttattaccaattttactttgttctcttggtattcttagttgaaagctaaatctaggaggtccatgtgctaatttcttagaccttgaagactacctctaatctgaaagcattttgacagtttttcaccactagagggcgttagttcatgtgtttcatatagataactttgagctcagaCACCTGAAGCtcttaggagtaagcactgattggctaaaaatgcaagtctgtcaaaagaactgaaataagggggcagtttgcagaggtatagatacaaggtaatcacagaggtaaaagtatattattaaaaatgtgttggttatgcaaaattggggaatgggtaataaagggattatctacctttttaaacaataaaatttctggggtttactgtccctttaacaatagaaaCTTACAAGTCTTTTTTTGTTACATTCTATTTGAAAATAATGTCTGCCCATGAAAAAGAGGATCTATGTTTTAATATTTGTGTTTAATTGTTAAGTTTCCTTTGGTGTTTATATCTGGTCTCCGCATGATGATGTAACACTTGGGAAAGAAGATACAGCCCAGtaacccactgctggatgccaggaTTGCGAAGATCTCCAAAGCCACCATGTATTTGCTGTTGGAACTCAGGTAGGCTAGGACAAAGGTGATCCAGACACTGCAAAACACCAGCATGCTGAAGGTGATCATCTGGGCTTCATTGTAACGGTCAGGCACCTTCCTTACTGCAAATGCAGCAAGGAAACTCAGAACAGCGAGAACTCCCAAGTAACTAACAACAATATAGAATGCAATAGGGGATCCTTCATTACATTTTAATATCATCATCCCTGTGATGGACTGGGTGTCATAGTCTGGGTAAGGAGGAGAAGTGATTAACCACACAGTACTTATAGCAGCCTGACCCAATGAGCAGACAAGGACAAAACAGTAGGAAATGCTGGTCCTTAGTAATTTTCTAAATTTACTGTCAGGCTTTGTGGCTTTGAATGCAATGACAACTGTGATGGATTTAGCCAGGACAGAAGAAACAGCCACAATGAAAAAAAGTCCAAATACTGTTTGTCGCAGTTTACAAGTAATTTCCCCAGAATACCCAATGAATAACAAGGAGCACAGGAAGGAGAACATGAGGGCAAACAGGAGCAAGAAGCTGAGGTCCCTGTTATTGGCTCGGACTACAGGACTGTCCCAATGTAAAGTAAAAAGTCCCAACACTAATGCTGTGATTACAGTCAGGACAACAGCCACAGCAGCAAGAGCAGTACCCAATGGGTCTTCATATGAAAGGAACTCTACATTTCTTGGCATACAGGTGTCTCTTCCTTGATTGGACCACTGATCTTCAGGGCAAAGCATACAGGTTTCTATGTCTGTAAACagaaaatttgatatttttttgctGACATAAAATAAATGGTTACCACCAAACTTTATTAATCAGACAGAATATTTAGAGGGCTGGTACTGAATTCTCCCTTCCTGATAGTGATGAATTAATTACTTAAATAATCGATATAAATAATAtgatatgaataataaaaaatgtatgggAAACAGGCCAGGTCAAGTATATCATTAGGAATGCAACTAGGAGAGATGCTTTTTGCAGCTTTCAAAAGAAGATGAAGATCATAGATGGAATGAGGaattggctttttttttatttaagtgtttaggCTTTCCATTTGTACAAGATTATAGTGGGACCTTTGGTTGCTTGGAAAGGTTTCTTTGATATGAGgagatattattatattattgttatgtGGTTGTTCTTTTAAGATTGTGGTGTTCTCAGTGGTATGTGGTTAACAGAGGTTGAAGAAGTCTAGGCAGTATGAAATTAATAGCAAGGGGGGTTGCCATGGTACCAGGGGTACCCTCTTCCCTGGGCACTGATGGGGGGCTCAGCGGATACTTTTGCGGCACCCTGGACAACTGTCATGGTATTTGCAGTCTCCTCGGCTGTGTGTGCGCAAATTTGTGGGTGTCCTCGCAGGTAGGCGCATGCTCCTGACagacagggggagtgttctgtggtTACACCCTTGTCTCCCATAGGTGCTCAGATAACTGCTGCACCTGTGTTACCTGAGCAACAGGGGCATTTCTGGCCCTTGCAGGGTTTAAAGCCTGGATAACTCTCACTCATTGCTGAGTTATTCTGCTGGCTGATTCCTAGAAACTTAGCACTTTACCTTGTATTCTGAATTTCCTTGGCTTTTGACCTTTGGCTTGTTTTTGATGCTGcttctttgctgcctgccctgaccttggataCTCCTAACTTTGATCTTTGCTTCAACTCTTGCTGTTGTGAAACCTTGGACTTTGTTTAATTATTGTTCTTGGACAATTGGGTTCGGTTCCTGCTTTAAGAAGTTTCTCTTCCGTTACATAATAACTCAGCCTTACCATGGAACCCACAAAAACACCTGACTTGCTGGCTGACCGCTATGATGCAAGCCATCCAGGAGTTGCAACCAAGCCAGTAGAGCTTgttgcagagggagagagagagagatcaggaGCAGCCACTTTGCCCCCTCTCCTCAACCATCTCCCCTGTATGAGGTTTCTGTACCTGATCCTGCTGTCGCCCTAACTGAGAAGTTCACAGGTAAGCACTCCAACTACCGTGCCTATGTCACCTCTTGTGAACTACTGTTTTCACTCAAACATGGGCTCATCAAGTGGTGCATACTAGAAGTCCTATTCTGGAGACTTGGGAGTCGTTCATAACAGCAATAAACAATCTCCATGATGATCCATTACGTTCCGCCACAGCATGGAACACTCTCCGGTCCCTGAGACAGGGAAAAAGGCTAGTAGAGGAATACATAATGGAATTCCTTGAAGTTTCTCCTGATACTGACCTTAACAATGTGACCCTCATAGACTAGTTCCCCCTCAGATTGAACAATCACCTGATTGATGAGTTAGCGTGGATTGGAGTTCCTGCCATCCTAGAAAAGATTGATCCTGGCTGTCACACAATTGGATAATCGTTTCCATGAGAGACGGCAAGAAAAACAAGGCTTCTTACCACCACTGCCTCAACGTTCTGACTCCTGCCTTCCTACTGCTACCATTACATCCCCTTCGGTTGGAATTGAAGAGAAAGGTGAACCCATGCAGATCAACTTGGTCTGTGGGCCCCTAACAGCTATGGAGAGGGCAAGAAGAGGTACACTCCACCTCTGCCTCTACTGTGCCAAGCCTGGCCATGTTCTGAAAGACTGTCCTGCAAGACCTCACACAGGTAAGTTACCACTTCAAGCcatctagtgctgccatctagtgatgtAGCTAATGTATACATTATAAAGTGCTGCCACCTAGcactctagctaatgtataatattataaagtgctgccatctagtgctctagctaatgtataacattataaagcaTTGCCATCTAttactctagctaatgtataacattgtaaagtgctgccatctagcactcTAGCTAATGTATGATATTTAaaaagggctgccatctagtgctctagctaatgtataatataataaagtgctgccatctagtgatctagcTACTGTATAGCAttaagtgctgccatttagtgctctacctaatgtataacattataaagtgctgccacctagtgctctagctaaggtataacattataaagtgctgccatctagtgtttaaactaatgtataacattataaattgctgccatctagtgctctggctaatgtatatcattatatagtggtgccatctagtgctcctgctaatatacaacattaaagggacatttaacacctgatgaaaATTGCTAAAACCTACattttcttattaaaataaataaaatagtcacTGCTGTCTTTGTTATctattcctcttaccccaaactgttgacgaATATTGCTTTGAAGTACAGTGTTGATCTAGTGCTTGATTCTTCTATgttagctgccatattgtaacatacAGAGGCACACTAGACGCTTGCTCAttatgcagtcacatgacacacactgcatatgtataacattatatagtgctgtagctaatgtgtaacattataaagtgctgccatctagtgcttatgctaatgtataccattataaagtgctgccatctagtgctctagctaatgtataacattacaaaGTGCTGACATCTAGCACTctagataatgtataacattataaagtgctgccatctaatgctctagctaatgtataacattataaactgctgccatctaatgctctagctaatgtataacataataaagtgctgccatctagtgcacttgttaatgtataacattctaaagtgctgccatctagtgcacttgctaatgtataacattataaagtgctgccatctagtgctctagctaatgtataacattataaactgctgccatctaatgctctagctaatgtataacataataaagtgctgacatctagtgcacttgttaatgtataacattctaaAGTGATGCCATcaagtgctctagctaatgtataacattataaagtgctgccaCTTAgtcctcttgctaatgtgtaacattatgaagtgctgtcatctagtgctgttgctaatgtataacattataaagtgcttatatctagtgctctagctaatgtatcacattataaagtgctgccatcaagtgctatagctaatgtatatcattatacagtgctgccatctagtgctttagctaatgtataacattataaagtgcagcaatttagtgctctagctaatgtgtaacattataaAGTTCTGCAATTTAGTGCTTTAGCTAATGTGCAACATTATAAGGTACTGCCATCTcatgcacttgctaatgtatagctttataaagtgctgccatccagtactttagctaatgtataacattataaagtgttgccatctagcgctcttgctaatgtataacattaaaaagtgctgacatctagtgctctttgaAATGcataacattataaagtgctgccatctagtgctctaatgtatagcattataaagtgctgtcatctagtgctctagctaatgtataacataaagAGTACTGCTATCTAGTCCTCTAtctgatatataacattataaagtgctgccatctagtgctctagctaatgtaaaacattataaagtgctgccatctagtgatctagctaatgtataacattataaaatgctgccatctagagctctagctaatgtacaacattatatagtggtgccatctagtgctctagctaatgtgtAACATTATCAAGTTCTGCAatttagtgctctagctaatgtgcAACATTATAAGGTACTGCCATCTcttgcacttgctaatgtatagcattataaagtgctgccatccagtgctttagctaatgtataatattataaagtgctgccatctagcgctctagctaatgtataacattaaaaagtgctgacatctagtgctcttgctaatgtataacattataaagtgctgccatctagtgctctagctaatgtataacattattaagtgctgccatctagtgcacttgctaatgtattacattataaagtgctgtcatctagtgcacttgctaatgtataacattacaaaGTGCTGCCacttagtgctctagctaatgtataccattataaagtgctgccatctagtgctctatctaatgtatagcattataaagtgctgccatctagggcacttgctaatgtatagcattaggaagtgctgccatctagtgctaaagctaatgtataacattataaaattctgccatctagagctctagctaatgtataacattatatagtggtgccatctagtgctcttgctaatgtatagcattataaagtgctgccatccagtgctttagctaatgtataacattataaaatgctgccatctagagctctagctaatgtataacattatatagtggtgccatctagtgctctagctaatgtgtaacattataaAGTTCTGCAatttagtgctctagctaatgtatagctttataaagtgctgccatccagtactttagctaatgtataacattataaagtgctgccatctagcgctctagctaatgtataacattaaaaagtgctgacatctagtgctctttgaaatgtataacattataaagtgctgccatctagtgctctaatgtatagcattataaagtgctgtcatctagtgctctagctaatgtaaaacattatcaagtgctgccatctagtgatctagctaatgtataacattataaaatgctgccatctagagctctagctaatgtataacattatatagtggtgccatctagtgctctagctaatgtgtaacattataaaatgctgccatctagtgctctaactaatgtatagcattataaagtgctgccatctagtgcacttgctaatgtataaccttataaattgctgctatctagtgctctagctaatgtataccataataaagtgctgccatctagtgctctaactaatgtatagcattaggaaatgctgccatctagtgctaaagctaatgtataacattataaaattctgccatctagagctctagctaatgtataacattatatagtGGTGTCATCTAGTGCTAaagctaatgtatagcattataaagtgctgccatccagtgctttagctaatgtataacattataaattgctgccatctagtgctctagctaatgtataacattaaaaagtgctgccatctagtgttcttgctaatgtataacattatatagtgctgccatctagtgctctagctaatatataacattataaagtgctgcaatctaatgctctagctaatgtataacattataaagtgctgacatctagtgcacttgctaatgtataacattataaagtgctgccatctaatgctctagctaatttataacattataaGGTGCTGTCATCTcatgcacttgctaatgtataacattataaagtgctgccatccagtgctttaGCTAATGTATAATTTCACGGATACCAGCCAGCTAAggccaccccccacccccctagaACCTCACCCTGTtttttctcagtggtttggggctcctcagagcaaccacaatctttggaaacttttgtttgcttgttttgtaaagagctggtgtatgaccaggaaaaccctcctaggctggcggggctcctggaactcccggtcggccacaggacagcaggacacccgctaactttacccctggtcactccagcaaccatgtgccccagagctctgctcttttggggattagtagcccctttggagaacaagaggtgggggaattaccagaggggtgctcctttgggaaccgggagttttggacacccctaaccccataacttcaatggactgtaactctagTCCCCAATAACAAAtcatgctttttggactgtggcatctggggacagagagctttcaAATGATACCCTGGAAGTGGTGTCAAATGATGAGAGCTTTCATATGTCacccccgggatcaccctgaaaccgtcACCTCTggatcctgggattctgtgggactatggtttctatggaggtgccggtcagtctggagaggcgggaatggcgagaaaaatggggcattttccagcatcttatcaagatgagttgtgtgtataaaagatgtgtgtgtttctcaataaagtcatttcctgtttcacctgaatgctagtatgtctagttatttgggtgggctcctgctagaatcacttttctgggctacatagcagcctgttccagatagaggaaggaccctcagggagagctacccagtctgggtagctggagtctgcaacagggtgggaccctgaatactggtgctgtcaggtatcaggggtggctacaggctgtggtcacttgccagctacatagctgcagtcgccAGGGAGGAAGCAGGgcctgtttggcgga
This genomic stretch from Bombina bombina isolate aBomBom1 chromosome 4, aBomBom1.pri, whole genome shotgun sequence harbors:
- the LOC128656783 gene encoding vomeronasal type-2 receptor 26-like, translating into MGHGVWGNGQRSGVGRERSGKKVGRRDKGNWGTQGNREGKGHDGEGQGLGGGGMAGLGQDLEGNGQNVHFSLLSDTIYFDEVGSRPGYYYIVNWIFPDGHIGIGNFNASAPEKDQFVINTTAIQWHQMFIEIPRSTCSDTCHLGYRKSTRQGQPSCCYDCVPCSEGEITNETDIETCMLCPEDQWSNQGRDTCMPRNVEFLSYEDPLGTALAAVAVVLTVITALVLGLFTLHWDSPVVRANNRDLSFLLLFALMFSFLCSLLFIGYSGEITCKLRQTVFGLFFIVAVSSVLAKSITVVIAFKATKPDSKFRKLLRTSISYCFVLVCSLGQAAISTVWLITSPPYPDYDTQSITGMMILKCNEGSPIAFYIVVSYLGVLAVLSFLAAFAVRKVPDRYNEAQMITFSMLVFCSVWITFVLAYLSSNSKYMVALEIFAILASSSGLLGCIFFPKCYIIMRRPDINTKGNLTIKHKY